Proteins from a genomic interval of Helicobacter pylori Shi112:
- the rpsF gene encoding 30S ribosomal protein S6 has product MRHYETMFILKPTLVEEEIKSKIEFYKEVITKHHGVIETSLDMGMRNLAYEIKKHKRGYYYVAYFKAEPSMILELERLYRINEDVLRFIVIKYESKKEVEAWHALVDRANKKPSHAKEKHEKTEHTHSHHLEEAESVGSHSE; this is encoded by the coding sequence ATGAGGCATTATGAAACGATGTTTATTCTCAAACCTACTTTAGTAGAAGAAGAGATTAAATCCAAAATTGAGTTTTATAAAGAAGTGATCACTAAGCATCACGGCGTGATTGAAACGAGCCTGGATATGGGCATGCGTAATCTGGCTTATGAAATCAAAAAGCACAAAAGAGGCTATTATTATGTGGCGTATTTCAAAGCAGAGCCGTCAATGATCTTAGAGCTTGAACGATTGTATCGCATCAATGAAGATGTGTTGCGTTTCATTGTGATCAAATACGAAAGCAAAAAAGAAGTAGAAGCGTGGCATGCGTTAGTGGATAGGGCTAATAAAAAGCCATCACACGCCAAAGAAAAACACGAAAAAACCGAACACACGCATTCCCACCACTTAGAGGAAGCAGAAAGCGTAGGATCTCATAGCGAATAA
- a CDS encoding SH3 domain-containing protein, with translation MKTEMKYSLKLFVRPFLVVLGFMLLYALAHAALGFYAKKDSASISQNLEKTEIERQNSVLLPKQEEANATTTATEENPTKDPPLPSETPTQKQEIKQETKQEQEKENEPKQNSASPTQNNQKTPTTPTIGKKPLEYKVAVSGVNVRAFPSTKSKILGSLAKDKSVKVLEIQNDWAKIEFSNETKGYVFLKLLKKAE, from the coding sequence ATGAAAACTGAAATGAAATATTCTTTAAAACTTTTTGTGCGGCCTTTTTTGGTGGTTTTAGGGTTCATGTTGTTGTATGCTTTAGCGCATGCTGCGCTTGGTTTTTATGCGAAAAAAGACAGCGCTTCAATAAGCCAGAATTTAGAAAAAACCGAGATAGAGCGTCAAAACAGCGTGCTTTTGCCTAAACAAGAAGAAGCCAACGCAACCACAACCGCTACAGAAGAAAACCCCACCAAAGATCCTCCTTTGCCTTCAGAAACACCCACGCAAAAACAAGAGATTAAACAAGAAACTAAACAAGAGCAAGAAAAAGAAAACGAACCCAAACAAAACAGCGCTTCACCCACTCAAAACAATCAAAAAACCCCCACAACCCCTACAATTGGAAAAAAACCTTTAGAGTATAAGGTCGCAGTCAGTGGCGTGAATGTGCGCGCTTTTCCTAGCACAAAAAGTAAAATCTTGGGATCGCTTGCAAAAGATAAAAGCGTGAAGGTTTTAGAAATCCAAAACGATTGGGCTAAAATTGAATTTTCTAACGAAACAAAGGGCTATGTGTTTTTAAAACTCTTAAAAAAGGCTGAATGA
- a CDS encoding shikimate dehydrogenase: protein MKLKSFGVFGNPIKHSKSPLIHNACFLTFQKKLGFLGHYHPILLPLESHIKNEFLHLGLSGANVTLPFKERAFQVCDKIKGIALECASINTLVLENDELVGYNTDALGFWLSLGDEGYQSALILGSGGSAKALACELKKQGLKVSVLNRSARGLDFFQRLGCDCFIKPPKSAFDLIINATSASLNNELPLNKEVLKGYFKETKLAYDLAYGFLTPFLSLAKELKIPFQDGKDMLIYQASLSFEKFSASQVPYPKAFEVMRSVF, encoded by the coding sequence ATGAAATTAAAATCTTTTGGGGTTTTTGGAAATCCCATTAAACATTCCAAATCGCCCTTAATCCATAACGCTTGTTTTTTGACTTTTCAAAAAAAATTAGGGTTTTTGGGGCATTACCACCCCATATTACTCCCTTTAGAAAGCCATATCAAAAACGAGTTTCTGCATTTGGGGCTTAGTGGGGCTAATGTAACCTTACCCTTTAAAGAAAGGGCGTTTCAAGTTTGCGATAAAATCAAAGGTATCGCGCTTGAATGCGCTTCAATCAATACGCTTGTTTTGGAAAATGATGAGCTTGTGGGTTACAATACCGACGCTTTAGGTTTCTGGCTCTCTTTGGGAGATGAGGGCTACCAGAGCGCTCTGATTTTAGGCTCTGGGGGGAGCGCTAAAGCCCTAGCGTGCGAATTAAAAAAACAAGGCTTGAAAGTGAGCGTGTTGAACCGCTCTGCTAGGGGATTGGATTTTTTCCAACGCCTAGGCTGTGATTGTTTTATAAAGCCTCCTAAGAGCGCTTTTGATTTGATCATTAACGCCACTTCAGCGAGTTTGAATAACGAATTGCCGTTAAATAAAGAGGTTTTGAAAGGGTATTTTAAAGAGACTAAGCTCGCTTATGATTTGGCGTATGGGTTTTTAACGCCCTTTTTGTCTTTAGCCAAAGAGCTAAAAATCCCCTTTCAAGACGGAAAAGACATGCTCATCTATCAAGCCTCTTTAAGTTTTGAAAAATTCAGCGCTTCTCAAGTCCCTTATCCAAAAGCGTTTGAAGTCATGCGAAGTGTTTTTTGA
- the holA gene encoding DNA polymerase III subunit delta codes for MYRKDLDNYLKQRLPKAVFLYGEFDFFIHYYIQTISSLFKCDNPDTETSFFYASDYEKSQIATLLEQDSLFGGSSLVILKLDFALHKKFKENDINLFLKALERPSHNRLIIGLYNSKSDTTKYKYTSEIIVKLFQKSPLKDEAIHARFFIPKAWESLKFLQERANSLHLDISSHLLNALFETNNEDLSISFNDLDKLAILNAPITLEDIQELSSNAGDMDLQKLILGLFLKKSALDIYDYLLKEGKKDADILRGLERYFYQLFLFFAHIKTSGLMDAKEVLGYAPPKEIAQNYAKNALRLKETGYKRVFEIFRLWHIQSMQGQKELGFLYLTPIQKIINP; via the coding sequence ATGTATCGTAAAGATTTGGACAATTATTTAAAACAACGACTCCCTAAAGCGGTGTTTTTGTATGGGGAGTTTGATTTTTTTATCCATTATTACATTCAAACGATTAGCTCGCTTTTTAAATGCGATAACCCTGACACAGAAACTTCGTTTTTTTATGCGAGCGATTATGAAAAAAGCCAGATTGCGACCCTTTTAGAGCAGGATTCTTTATTTGGAGGGAGCAGTTTAGTCATTTTAAAACTGGATTTTGCGCTGCATAAGAAATTTAAGGAAAATGACATCAATCTTTTTTTAAAAGCTTTAGAGCGGCCTAGCCATAACAGGCTTATCATAGGGCTTTATAATTCTAAAAGCGACACCACAAAATACAAATACACTAGCGAAATTATCGTTAAACTTTTCCAAAAAAGCCCCTTGAAAGATGAAGCAATCCATGCGCGCTTTTTTATCCCTAAAGCGTGGGAGAGTTTGAAATTCTTACAAGAAAGGGCTAATTCTTTACATTTAGACATCAGCAGTCATCTTTTAAACGCTCTTTTTGAAACCAATAACGAAGATTTAAGCATTTCGTTTAACGATTTAGACAAGCTAGCGATTTTAAACGCGCCCATCACTTTAGAAGACATTCAAGAATTAAGCTCCAATGCGGGGGATATGGATTTACAAAAGCTCATTTTAGGGCTTTTTTTAAAAAAAAGTGCGCTTGATATTTATGATTATTTGTTAAAAGAGGGCAAAAAAGATGCGGATATTTTAAGGGGGTTAGAGCGCTATTTTTACCAGCTTTTTTTATTTTTCGCTCATATTAAAACGAGCGGTTTAATGGATGCTAAAGAGGTTTTAGGCTACGCTCCCCCTAAAGAGATTGCCCAAAATTACGCTAAAAACGCCCTGCGTTTGAAAGAAACCGGCTATAAAAGGGTTTTTGAAATTTTTAGGTTATGGCACATTCAAAGCATGCAAGGGCAAAAGGAATTGGGTTTTTTGTATTTGACCCCCATTCAAAAAATCATCAACCCTTGA
- a CDS encoding RNA-guided endonuclease InsQ/TnpB family protein, with protein MSAISITHKIALKPNNKHITYFKKAFGCARFAYNWGLAKWKENYQLGIKTNHLQLKKEFNALKKSQFNFVYEVTKYATQQPFIHLNLAFNKFFRDLKKGLVSYPKFKKKREFQGSFYIGGDQIKIIQTANTGYLKIPNLPPIKLTEKLRFQGKINNATITQKGDHFYVSISCGVDESEYKRTHKLQESHNKLGVDIGIKSFVSLSNGLNIYAPKPLDKLTRKLVRISRQLSKKIHPKTKGDKTKKSNNYLKHSKKLTHLHEKIANIRLDFLHKLTSSLIRHSNSFCLESLKVKNMFKNHRLAKSLSDVSMSVFNTLLEYKAKYSNKEILRADTYYPSSKTCSNCQKVKQDLKLKDRIYQCLECGFELDRDINAAINLLKHLVGRVTAEFTPMDLTALLNDLSKNRLATSKVELGIQQKP; from the coding sequence ATGTCAGCTATCTCAATCACGCATAAAATCGCTTTAAAGCCTAATAACAAGCATATTACTTACTTTAAAAAAGCTTTTGGGTGCGCTAGGTTCGCTTATAATTGGGGGTTAGCTAAATGGAAAGAAAACTACCAACTGGGTATTAAAACTAACCATCTACAGCTTAAAAAAGAATTTAACGCTCTTAAAAAATCGCAATTTAATTTCGTTTATGAAGTAACTAAATACGCCACCCAACAGCCTTTTATCCACTTAAATCTAGCCTTTAATAAGTTTTTTAGGGATTTGAAAAAAGGTTTAGTGAGTTACCCTAAATTTAAAAAGAAAAGAGAGTTTCAAGGTTCTTTTTATATAGGGGGCGACCAAATTAAAATCATTCAAACAGCTAATACTGGTTATTTAAAAATACCTAACTTACCACCAATCAAACTCACTGAAAAACTAAGATTTCAAGGCAAAATCAATAACGCTACCATCACTCAAAAGGGCGATCATTTCTATGTTTCAATCTCTTGTGGTGTTGATGAGAGTGAATACAAACGAACCCATAAACTCCAAGAGAGTCATAATAAACTAGGGGTTGATATAGGGATTAAATCCTTTGTGAGTTTGTCTAATGGCTTAAATATCTATGCCCCTAAGCCCTTAGATAAGCTTACTAGAAAGCTTGTAAGAATTAGCAGACAACTGAGTAAAAAAATCCACCCAAAAACCAAAGGGGATAAAACCAAGAAATCTAATAATTACTTAAAGCATTCTAAAAAGCTTACCCACTTGCATGAAAAAATCGCTAACATCAGACTTGATTTTTTACACAAGCTCACAAGCTCTCTTATAAGACACTCAAACTCGTTTTGTTTAGAGAGTTTGAAAGTCAAAAACATGTTTAAAAATCACAGGTTGGCTAAATCTTTAAGCGATGTTTCTATGTCTGTGTTTAACACGCTATTAGAGTATAAAGCTAAATACTCTAATAAAGAAATTCTAAGAGCTGACACTTACTATCCAAGCTCTAAGACTTGTTCTAATTGTCAAAAGGTTAAACAAGATTTAAAACTTAAAGATAGGATTTATCAATGCCTAGAGTGTGGCTTTGAATTAGATAGAGATATAAACGCTGCTATCAATCTTTTAAAGCATTTAGTAGGTAGAGTTACTGCCGAATTTACGCCTATGGACTTGACAGCTCTGTTGAATGATTTATCCAAAAATCGTTTAGCAACTAGCAAGGTTGAACTAGGAATACAACAAAAACCCTAA
- a CDS encoding RNB domain-containing ribonuclease: protein MQGFLRSLFFGVKKIPKPFAPLIEKGVLKEALGCNKERYFLKEGFDIGRIEWAENKAFFISLAKNYPKDPLIKNLPPSFKTDALILCKIECSKKRPIAFFKAALLNAEHAMIAYLAKKNHQIVAIPFKESFKKPILLKHSQRSLLELPRHCVVKIDLKKREISEILGALEDPLIDENLSLSLFDRIKDFSKDCLDLAQHYAQLKASDFKNRINYSHLPFITIDPKDAKDFDDAIFYDQEKRVLFVAVADVSEFVPKYSSLDKEARVRGFSVYFPNSVYPMLPLSLSQGACSLKAFEKRLALVYEIPLDNLENARLFQGVIEVRANCTYEEINHFLTTQQSSLDNDLQQSLLGFLEMALKLKKERLKKGFNFNSFENKLYLNKEGRIEKIETQTESNAHTLIEEAMLLANQSSANLLDKHFQNKGIYRTHKEPSLEQQKRLYDKLFDYEIMRPKNMGFFPFLEHALKIAKEKKLEREVSRLIIKSQNLALYSPMQESHFGLGFISYTHFTSPIRRYSDLALHRLLKELLFHQAKGCSYLLEETPELCAELNALQKKAALIERDFVKRKFARLALELLEKEFLGVVLEVKDWVVVGLKELIGLKVLVKTNKVFKSLEKVRVKITHADLVLGQVWGEITERIKEHVS, encoded by the coding sequence ATGCAAGGGTTTTTAAGAAGCCTGTTTTTTGGGGTTAAAAAGATCCCTAAACCATTCGCTCCTCTAATAGAAAAGGGCGTTTTAAAAGAAGCGCTTGGATGCAACAAGGAACGCTATTTTTTAAAAGAAGGCTTTGATATAGGCAGAATTGAGTGGGCAGAAAATAAGGCGTTTTTCATTTCTTTAGCGAAAAATTACCCTAAAGACCCTTTAATCAAAAACTTACCCCCATCTTTTAAAACAGACGCTTTGATTTTATGCAAAATAGAATGTTCTAAAAAACGCCCCATAGCCTTTTTTAAAGCCGCGCTTTTAAATGCAGAACATGCGATGATAGCTTACTTGGCTAAAAAAAATCACCAGATTGTGGCTATCCCTTTTAAAGAGTCTTTTAAAAAACCCATTCTTTTAAAGCACAGCCAAAGATCCTTATTGGAATTGCCTAGGCATTGCGTGGTAAAGATCGATCTTAAAAAGCGTGAAATCAGCGAAATTTTAGGGGCTTTAGAAGACCCTTTAATAGATGAAAACCTTTCTTTAAGCCTTTTTGACAGGATTAAGGATTTTTCAAAAGATTGTTTGGATTTAGCCCAACATTACGCGCAACTTAAAGCGAGCGATTTTAAAAATAGGATCAATTATTCTCACCTCCCTTTTATCACCATTGATCCTAAAGACGCTAAGGATTTTGACGATGCGATTTTTTATGATCAAGAAAAAAGGGTTTTGTTTGTGGCGGTTGCTGATGTGAGCGAATTTGTGCCGAAATATTCCAGTTTGGATAAAGAAGCTAGGGTTAGGGGCTTTAGCGTGTATTTCCCTAATAGCGTGTATCCCATGCTGCCTTTGAGTTTATCTCAAGGGGCATGCTCACTAAAAGCGTTTGAAAAACGCCTGGCTTTAGTGTATGAAATCCCTTTAGATAATTTGGAAAACGCCCGATTGTTTCAAGGCGTTATTGAAGTTAGGGCTAATTGCACCTATGAAGAAATCAACCATTTTTTAACCACCCAACAAAGCTCGTTAGATAACGACTTGCAACAAAGCCTTTTGGGGTTTTTAGAAATGGCTTTAAAGTTAAAAAAGGAGCGTTTAAAAAAGGGGTTTAATTTCAATTCGTTTGAAAACAAGCTGTATTTAAATAAAGAAGGGCGTATAGAAAAAATTGAAACGCAAACAGAAAGCAACGCGCACACCCTTATAGAAGAAGCCATGCTATTGGCCAACCAATCTAGCGCGAATTTATTGGATAAGCATTTTCAAAATAAGGGGATATACCGCACCCATAAAGAGCCAAGTTTGGAGCAGCAAAAACGCCTCTACGACAAGCTTTTTGATTATGAGATCATGCGCCCTAAAAACATGGGCTTTTTCCCTTTTTTAGAGCATGCCTTAAAGATAGCCAAAGAAAAGAAGTTAGAAAGAGAAGTTTCGCGCTTAATCATTAAATCTCAAAATTTAGCCCTTTATAGCCCCATGCAAGAAAGCCATTTTGGTTTGGGGTTTATTAGCTATACGCATTTCACTTCGCCCATTAGACGATACAGCGATTTAGCCTTACACAGGCTTTTAAAAGAATTGTTGTTTCATCAAGCTAAAGGCTGCTCGTATTTGTTAGAAGAAACGCCTGAATTGTGCGCTGAGTTGAACGCTTTACAAAAAAAGGCCGCTTTGATTGAAAGGGATTTTGTCAAACGCAAATTCGCCCGCTTAGCTTTAGAACTTTTAGAAAAAGAATTTTTGGGCGTTGTTTTGGAGGTTAAAGATTGGGTGGTGGTGGGGCTAAAAGAATTAATAGGGCTTAAAGTTTTAGTCAAAACGAACAAGGTTTTTAAGTCTTTAGAAAAGGTGCGCGTTAAAATCACGCATGCGGATTTGGTTTTAGGGCAAGTTTGGGGCGAAATCACAGAAAGGATTAAAGAGCATGTATCGTAA
- the rpsR gene encoding 30S ribosomal protein S18, giving the protein MERKRYSKRYCKYTEAKISFIDYKDLDMLKHTLSERYKIMPRRLTGNSKKWQERVEVAIKRARHMALIPYIVDRKKVVDSPFKQH; this is encoded by the coding sequence ATGGAAAGAAAACGCTATTCAAAACGCTATTGCAAATACACTGAAGCTAAAATCAGCTTTATTGACTATAAAGATTTAGACATGCTCAAGCACACGCTATCAGAGCGCTATAAAATCATGCCAAGGAGATTGACAGGCAATAGCAAAAAGTGGCAAGAGAGGGTGGAAGTAGCGATCAAAAGAGCCCGCCACATGGCTTTAATCCCCTACATTGTGGATAGGAAAAAAGTCGTGGATAGCCCTTTTAAACAGCACTAA
- a CDS encoding single-stranded DNA-binding protein encodes MFNKVIMVGRLTRNVELKYLPSGSAAATIGLATSRRFKKQDGTLGEEVCFIDARLFGRTAEIANQYLSKGSSVLIEGRLTYESWMDQTGKKNSRHTITADSLQFMDKKSDNPQANAMQDSVMHENFNNAYPANHNAPSQDPFNQAQSYAQNAYAKENSQAQPSKYQNSVPEINIDEEEIPF; translated from the coding sequence ATGTTTAATAAAGTGATTATGGTAGGGCGTTTGACCAGGAATGTGGAGTTGAAATATTTGCCTAGCGGTTCGGCTGCGGCTACAATAGGTTTAGCCACAAGCAGGCGTTTTAAAAAACAAGACGGCACGCTAGGTGAAGAAGTGTGCTTCATAGATGCGCGTTTGTTTGGGCGAACGGCTGAAATCGCTAACCAGTATTTAAGCAAGGGTTCAAGCGTTTTGATAGAAGGGCGTTTGACTTATGAGAGCTGGATGGATCAAACGGGCAAAAAAAATTCCCGCCACACCATCACAGCAGACTCGTTGCAATTTATGGATAAAAAGTCAGACAATCCCCAAGCAAACGCTATGCAAGATAGCGTAATGCATGAGAATTTCAACAACGCTTATCCCGCTAATCATAACGCTCCTAGCCAAGATCCTTTCAACCAAGCCCAAAGTTATGCACAAAACGCTTACGCTAAAGAGAATTCACAAGCACAGCCGTCCAAGTATCAAAACAGCGTGCCTGAAATCAATATTGATGAAGAAGAAATCCCCTTTTAA